Proteins encoded in a region of the Fusibacter sp. A1 genome:
- a CDS encoding chemotaxis protein CheC: MSDYFDRVNNNVVLDVLKEIGNIGAGNAATALAKMINKKVDMTVPKVNIMDFATVPEMLGGEETEVCGIFFKIEGDMDGTIMFVLSSVSAHTLINLLMPGMGTGEFDDFSLSALQEIGNILSGSYISSLSMLTGLNIQISIPSLAVDMAGAILSVPAIQFGLIGDKILIIENDFIEEMGGESVQGYFFLIPDIDSYEIMFKSLGIEI; encoded by the coding sequence ATGTCAGACTATTTTGATCGAGTGAATAACAACGTAGTACTTGATGTACTCAAGGAAATTGGAAATATCGGTGCTGGTAACGCAGCGACAGCACTTGCTAAAATGATTAATAAAAAAGTGGATATGACGGTTCCAAAGGTTAATATCATGGATTTTGCCACCGTGCCGGAAATGCTTGGTGGCGAAGAGACAGAAGTGTGTGGAATTTTCTTTAAAATCGAAGGAGATATGGATGGAACCATCATGTTCGTTCTCAGTTCGGTTTCTGCACACACGCTTATCAATCTATTGATGCCTGGAATGGGTACTGGTGAATTCGATGATTTTAGCTTGTCAGCGCTACAAGAAATCGGCAATATTTTATCAGGTTCCTATATATCTTCACTTTCGATGCTGACGGGGCTCAACATTCAGATATCCATTCCTTCACTAGCTGTAGATATGGCGGGCGCTATCCTTAGCGTCCCTGCCATCCAGTTCGGACTCATCGGTGACAAGATACTGATTATCGAGAATGACTTTATTGAAGAAATGGGAGGAGAGTCTGTTCAAGGCTATTTCTTCTTGATACCTGATATTGACTCTTATGAAATTATGTTCAAGAGTCTTGGAATCGAGATATGA
- a CDS encoding DUF342 domain-containing protein, giving the protein MSKVTSGINSTGHEIIVNVSNDYYQAFITIIVHDADTVIKMDELTEALKKKNITFGIDNNALDKIIQSPTLAENVLVAQGKPHVNGIDGEITYNFNMDMKAKPTMNADGSVDFKNMNFLQTCFKGDVLATRTMPTEGSLGMTVTEKNIRPKPGKIVNFKFGKNIEQTEDGLSIVATETGSIQLEGERVSIIKVLEIKDDVGIKTGNIEFRGKVIINGNVTTGHSVIADDEIIINGIVEGATVKTTGNLFINGGVQGHDQAELNVGGNLVSKFLNNANIYCKGNIEADAIMHSTINCDGSIVVTGRKALIVGGEINVRYNITARVIGSEMGTMTKLRMGVDSTVMNEYQKHLEEVKDMKETITKLSQASRMLRKQFDQTRNPEIKAMLDKTEISRTDYTRQMAEASQKLRDVTDLIETLKGSQVKSNEIFPGVKIRMGNSYYNVKARLDHVIIKRDEGDIRAVSY; this is encoded by the coding sequence ATGAGTAAAGTCACTAGCGGTATAAACAGCACCGGGCACGAGATCATCGTCAACGTTTCCAACGACTATTATCAGGCGTTTATTACGATCATCGTTCACGATGCGGATACGGTAATTAAGATGGACGAGCTTACTGAAGCGCTTAAGAAAAAGAACATTACTTTCGGTATTGACAATAACGCCTTGGATAAAATCATTCAAAGTCCCACTTTGGCGGAAAACGTTCTCGTAGCTCAAGGGAAACCCCATGTGAATGGTATAGACGGCGAGATCACCTATAACTTCAATATGGATATGAAAGCAAAACCGACGATGAACGCGGACGGTAGTGTGGATTTTAAGAACATGAATTTTCTACAGACCTGCTTCAAGGGGGATGTTTTAGCGACAAGAACGATGCCCACAGAAGGAAGTCTCGGCATGACGGTTACCGAAAAGAATATCCGTCCTAAGCCAGGGAAAATCGTGAATTTCAAGTTTGGTAAAAATATTGAGCAGACCGAGGACGGCTTATCGATTGTAGCTACAGAAACCGGTTCGATCCAGCTTGAAGGCGAAAGAGTAAGCATCATCAAAGTACTTGAAATCAAGGATGATGTCGGTATAAAAACTGGAAATATCGAGTTTAGAGGTAAAGTCATCATCAATGGCAATGTGACGACCGGTCATTCGGTAATTGCGGATGATGAAATCATCATCAACGGGATTGTAGAAGGGGCTACGGTTAAAACCACAGGCAACTTGTTTATCAACGGTGGAGTTCAGGGTCACGACCAGGCCGAGCTCAACGTTGGTGGAAACTTGGTCTCGAAATTCTTGAACAACGCAAACATCTATTGTAAGGGTAATATCGAAGCGGATGCGATCATGCATTCTACAATCAATTGCGACGGTTCGATTGTTGTTACGGGTAGAAAGGCCTTGATCGTCGGTGGCGAGATCAATGTCAGATACAACATCACAGCAAGAGTGATCGGTTCTGAGATGGGAACGATGACTAAACTCAGGATGGGTGTAGATTCTACGGTGATGAACGAATATCAGAAGCACCTAGAAGAAGTAAAGGATATGAAAGAGACGATCACGAAATTGAGCCAGGCATCACGAATGCTTAGAAAGCAATTTGACCAGACTAGGAATCCTGAGATCAAAGCGATGCTTGATAAGACAGAAATTTCGAGAACAGACTATACAAGACAGATGGCGGAAGCCTCGCAGAAGTTGAGAGATGTGACTGATCTAATTGAGACACTAAAGGGTTCACAGGTCAAGTCCAATGAAATCTTCCCAGGTGTGAAAATACGCATGGGTAATTCATATTACAATGTCAAAGCGAGACTTGATCATGTGATCATTAAACGAGATGAAGGCGATATTAGGGCAGTTTCTTATTAA
- a CDS encoding isoprenyl transferase: MLKQVNSAPLHVPEHIAIIMDGNGRWGTSRNLPRVAGHKAGGDTLKKIVRAAGELGIGHLSVYAFSTENWTRPQDEVDGLMKLLVEFCKREVPELKKTNTRIKFVGDIDNMPDKQKNAARNAEKDLEACTGMQLNVCLNYGGRGDIVHAVKEIVKAGYKESEITDELVASHLYTQSIPDPDLLIRTSGEYRISNYYLWQVAYSEFVFVDKYWPDFTKEDLVACIEEYNLRTRRFGGI; the protein is encoded by the coding sequence ATGTTGAAGCAAGTGAATTCAGCGCCACTTCATGTGCCTGAGCATATCGCCATCATCATGGATGGTAATGGAAGATGGGGTACATCTAGAAACCTTCCACGGGTAGCCGGTCATAAGGCTGGCGGAGATACGCTTAAAAAAATTGTAAGAGCAGCTGGCGAACTCGGAATTGGACATTTGTCGGTCTATGCATTTTCTACTGAAAACTGGACTAGGCCTCAGGATGAAGTAGACGGTCTCATGAAACTCCTGGTCGAGTTTTGCAAAAGGGAAGTCCCTGAACTTAAAAAGACAAATACTCGAATTAAATTTGTCGGTGATATAGATAACATGCCTGACAAGCAAAAGAATGCTGCCAGAAATGCCGAAAAGGACTTGGAGGCTTGCACGGGCATGCAACTTAATGTATGCCTCAATTATGGCGGACGAGGTGACATCGTTCATGCGGTCAAAGAAATTGTGAAGGCAGGTTATAAGGAATCTGAGATCACTGACGAGCTTGTGGCAAGCCACTTATACACGCAATCTATTCCTGATCCGGATCTACTGATTAGAACAAGTGGTGAATACCGTATCAGCAACTACTACTTATGGCAAGTCGCTTATAGCGAATTCGTATTTGTAGACAAATATTGGCCTGATTTTACAAAAGAGGATCTTGTGGCTTGCATTGAAGAGTACAATCTAAGGACGCGTAGGTTCGGTGGAATTTAG
- a CDS encoding DUF6115 domain-containing protein, which translates to MMEYSLILIGIGLVIAGLYQITRFLMDFSSKLVLLDEVMGTEGFDDYQALRLELDELNYSYYEILSDLEERMSLLEDSRALDSSSVERQSPLQVEAESNDLVAGVSVDSSVKEEKTMIQSLIDQGFGDAEIAKILNVGTGKVALIRKLYRG; encoded by the coding sequence ATGATGGAGTATAGTCTCATACTCATAGGAATCGGTCTGGTAATCGCAGGCCTATACCAGATCACTAGATTCCTAATGGACTTTTCATCAAAACTTGTCTTGCTCGATGAAGTGATGGGAACAGAAGGATTTGACGACTACCAAGCGCTCAGGTTGGAGCTGGATGAGTTGAACTACAGCTATTACGAAATTTTGAGCGATTTGGAGGAAAGAATGTCATTACTTGAGGATTCAAGAGCGCTTGACTCCTCTTCAGTGGAAAGGCAAAGTCCCCTTCAAGTCGAAGCGGAGTCTAATGACCTTGTTGCCGGCGTCAGCGTAGACAGCTCGGTTAAGGAAGAAAAAACAATGATCCAGAGCTTGATCGATCAGGGGTTTGGCGATGCGGAAATCGCTAAGATCTTAAATGTCGGTACGGGCAAGGTGGCCTTGATTAGAAAGTTATACCGTGGTTAA
- the frr gene encoding ribosome recycling factor gives MHVQVHDEMKTKMTKTVSVLKEELMSIRAGRANPHILDRVMVSYYGSETPLSQMANISAPEPRMIQVQPYDTTVISDIERAIMMADLGINPSNDGKMIRIAMPILTEERRKDLVKMVKKIGEESKVALRNERREANDKLKKLNKNNELTEDDLKRSEKEVQETTDKFMKEVDELVVRKEAEVMEV, from the coding sequence ATGCACGTTCAAGTACACGATGAAATGAAAACAAAAATGACGAAAACAGTAAGTGTTTTAAAAGAAGAATTGATGTCGATTCGCGCCGGTCGCGCAAATCCTCACATTCTTGACCGGGTCATGGTTTCTTATTACGGTTCCGAAACGCCACTAAGTCAGATGGCGAACATCTCGGCACCAGAACCAAGGATGATTCAGGTTCAACCTTATGACACGACGGTTATCTCCGATATCGAACGTGCGATCATGATGGCCGACCTTGGCATCAATCCATCGAACGACGGCAAAATGATCCGAATCGCGATGCCTATCTTGACAGAGGAACGTCGTAAGGACCTTGTGAAGATGGTAAAGAAAATCGGTGAGGAATCTAAAGTGGCTCTGCGAAACGAGCGAAGAGAAGCAAACGATAAGCTTAAAAAGCTGAATAAGAACAATGAGCTGACTGAGGATGATTTGAAGAGATCAGAAAAGGAAGTTCAGGAGACAACAGACAAGTTCATGAAGGAAGTTGATGAGCTGGTAGTCCGTAAAGAAGCTGAGGTTATGGAAGTATAA
- the rpsB gene encoding 30S ribosomal protein S2: protein MAVVSMKQLLEAGVHFGHQTRRWNPKMAKYIFTERNGIYIIDLQKTTKQIDKAYKQIKDVAAEGGTVLFVGTKKQAQEAIEQEARRSGQYFVSQRWLGGMLTNYATIKKSIDLLFKLEKQELDGTFEKLPKKEVLELRKRKERLEKFLGGIKHMKKLPDVLFVVDPRKEKIAINEARVLGIPVISIVDTNCDPDEVDLVIPGNDDAIRAVKLITGAMANAVIEGRQGAQDEEAAAPVQETATEA, encoded by the coding sequence ATGGCAGTAGTATCAATGAAACAACTACTAGAAGCTGGTGTACACTTTGGTCACCAGACTAGAAGATGGAACCCAAAAATGGCGAAGTACATCTTCACAGAAAGAAACGGTATCTACATTATCGATTTGCAAAAAACAACAAAACAAATCGATAAAGCTTACAAACAAATTAAAGATGTTGCAGCTGAAGGCGGAACAGTTCTATTTGTAGGAACTAAGAAGCAAGCTCAAGAAGCAATCGAGCAAGAAGCAAGACGTTCTGGTCAATACTTTGTAAGCCAAAGATGGTTGGGCGGTATGCTTACTAACTACGCTACAATCAAAAAATCAATCGATTTACTATTCAAACTTGAAAAACAAGAGTTAGACGGTACTTTCGAAAAATTACCTAAAAAAGAAGTTCTTGAGCTTCGTAAGCGTAAAGAAAGACTAGAGAAGTTCTTAGGTGGTATCAAACACATGAAAAAACTTCCTGACGTACTTTTCGTTGTTGACCCAAGAAAAGAAAAAATCGCTATCAATGAAGCAAGAGTTCTTGGTATCCCAGTAATCTCTATCGTAGATACTAACTGTGATCCAGATGAAGTTGACTTGGTTATCCCTGGTAACGACGATGCTATCCGTGCTGTAAAACTTATTACTGGCGCAATGGCTAACGCTGTTATCGAAGGTAGACAAGGCGCTCAAGATGAAGAAGCGGCTGCACCTGTTCAAGAAACTGCAACTGAAGCTTAA
- a CDS encoding sigma-70 family RNA polymerase sigma factor, with protein sequence MSMDKTWINYKDKHDKSAKDELIVHYVELVKIISGRLYTDYNHHVEYDDLVSYGILGLIDAIEKFDYTKNVKFETYANIRIRGAIIDQLRNLDWVPRSLRHKYKRLEEAMDMLHNEGGSDYTDFELADKLEMTIDELGRFLSEVSTFSIVSLEEKFEEHVGFDIKADYKDFEPEKSLDVKVMTQLLKEGIDTLPERERLIISLYYYDELTYKEIAAVLGISESRISQLHTKAIARLQNILKD encoded by the coding sequence ATGTCAATGGATAAAACCTGGATCAACTACAAAGATAAGCATGATAAATCAGCTAAAGACGAACTTATTGTCCATTATGTGGAATTGGTTAAAATTATTTCAGGACGGTTGTACACGGATTACAATCATCATGTAGAATATGATGACCTGGTCAGCTATGGAATCTTGGGACTTATTGATGCCATTGAAAAATTTGATTATACGAAGAATGTGAAATTTGAAACTTATGCCAATATCAGAATACGTGGTGCGATCATAGACCAATTGAGAAATCTTGATTGGGTGCCTCGAAGCCTAAGGCATAAGTATAAAAGATTGGAAGAAGCGATGGACATGCTTCATAACGAAGGTGGAAGCGATTACACCGACTTTGAACTTGCCGATAAGCTGGAAATGACGATCGATGAATTAGGTAGATTCTTGAGCGAGGTATCCACGTTCTCTATCGTCTCACTTGAGGAAAAGTTTGAAGAGCATGTCGGATTCGACATCAAGGCTGACTATAAAGACTTCGAGCCTGAGAAATCGCTCGATGTGAAGGTTATGACGCAATTACTCAAAGAGGGAATCGACACACTTCCAGAAAGAGAAAGGTTAATCATCAGCTTGTATTATTATGATGAACTGACTTATAAGGAAATTGCTGCGGTTTTAGGCATTTCCGAATCTCGAATTTCACAGTTACATACAAAGGCGATTGCACGCCTTCAAAATATCTTAAAAGATTGA
- a CDS encoding chemotaxis protein CheD — protein MRSLIKVGMADLKVTKNPGVLTTLGLGSCIGICLYDPISKVAGMAHIMLPDSTAIRNNANPAKFADTAMVIMLDDMVKNGAVKSRLVGKIAGGAQMFSFSSKNDMMKIGERNAEAVRSLLREFKIPLKADDTGGNFGRTIEFDSDNGALLIKTIGHGIKEL, from the coding sequence ATGAGAAGTTTGATAAAAGTCGGAATGGCGGATTTGAAGGTGACTAAAAATCCGGGTGTTCTGACAACTTTAGGGCTAGGATCATGTATAGGAATCTGCTTATATGATCCGATTTCGAAAGTTGCAGGAATGGCACACATCATGTTGCCCGATTCAACGGCAATCAGAAATAATGCAAATCCTGCGAAATTCGCAGATACTGCCATGGTCATCATGCTTGATGACATGGTGAAAAACGGTGCAGTCAAATCAAGGCTGGTTGGCAAAATCGCCGGCGGCGCTCAAATGTTCTCTTTTTCCAGTAAAAATGATATGATGAAGATAGGTGAAAGAAATGCTGAGGCTGTCCGCTCACTGTTAAGGGAGTTTAAAATACCATTAAAGGCGGATGATACCGGTGGAAACTTTGGTCGTACCATTGAGTTCGATTCGGATAACGGAGCATTATTGATTAAAACAATCGGACATGGTATTAAAGAACTGTAG
- the tsf gene encoding translation elongation factor Ts: MAVTAQMVKELREISGAGMMDCKNVLVETDGNIEEAIKVLREKGLAKAAKKAGRIAAEGAVISYIHGGRIGVLLEINSETDFVAKLDEFQTFAKDVAMQVAAANPKFVRREEVSQADLDAEREILRAQALNEGKPEKIIDKMVEGRIEKYYKENCLLEQPFIKDGDKTVNELLMEKVAKIGENISIRRFVRFEVGEGIEKKVENFAAEVAATIANK, from the coding sequence ATGGCTGTAACAGCTCAAATGGTTAAAGAACTGCGCGAAATCTCAGGCGCAGGCATGATGGATTGCAAAAACGTATTGGTTGAAACAGATGGTAACATCGAAGAGGCTATCAAAGTACTACGTGAAAAAGGCTTAGCAAAAGCTGCTAAAAAAGCTGGTAGAATCGCAGCAGAAGGCGCTGTAATTTCTTACATCCACGGTGGTAGAATTGGAGTTCTTTTGGAAATCAACTCTGAAACAGATTTCGTTGCTAAACTTGACGAGTTCCAGACTTTTGCTAAAGACGTTGCTATGCAAGTAGCTGCAGCAAATCCTAAATTCGTTAGACGTGAAGAAGTTTCACAAGCTGACCTTGACGCTGAAAGAGAAATCTTAAGAGCTCAAGCGCTTAACGAAGGAAAACCAGAAAAAATCATCGATAAAATGGTTGAAGGCCGTATCGAGAAATACTACAAAGAAAATTGTCTTTTGGAGCAACCTTTCATTAAAGATGGCGACAAAACAGTTAATGAACTATTGATGGAAAAAGTAGCTAAAATCGGCGAAAACATCTCTATCAGAAGATTTGTTCGTTTTGAAGTTGGCGAAGGTATCGAAAAGAAAGTTGAAAACTTTGCAGCTGAAGTTGCAGCTACGATTGCCAATAAATAA
- the pyrH gene encoding UMP kinase: MNAKYKRILLKLSGEALAGDKGTGIDHEVVIKVAEQIKFLINNGIEVAIVIGGGNFWRGRTSEDMDRGTADYMGMLATVINSLAIQDALDNLDVPCRVMSAIEMRQIAEPYIKRRANRHLEKGRVVIFAAGTGSPFFSTDTTAALRAAEVDAEVILLAKKVDGVYSADPNVDPTAIKFDKLTYKQIIDQGLGVMDQTAATLCMENNIPIMVFALKDTDNIRRVIEGESVGTIVKGEF, from the coding sequence GTGAATGCAAAATACAAACGTATACTTTTAAAGCTTAGTGGTGAGGCTTTAGCAGGTGATAAAGGAACAGGTATCGATCACGAAGTGGTGATTAAGGTTGCCGAGCAGATCAAGTTTCTTATCAACAACGGAATTGAAGTAGCTATCGTCATAGGTGGAGGCAATTTCTGGAGAGGCAGAACCAGCGAGGATATGGATCGCGGAACAGCCGACTACATGGGAATGCTTGCAACCGTCATCAATTCTTTAGCAATTCAAGACGCACTTGATAATCTTGATGTTCCATGCAGGGTTATGAGCGCGATAGAGATGAGACAGATCGCCGAGCCTTACATAAAGAGAAGAGCCAACAGACACCTTGAAAAGGGTAGGGTCGTAATTTTCGCAGCAGGAACAGGAAGTCCTTTCTTTTCGACAGACACAACTGCTGCGCTTAGAGCTGCGGAGGTTGATGCCGAAGTCATCTTGCTTGCTAAGAAAGTGGACGGCGTCTACAGTGCGGATCCGAATGTGGATCCTACAGCGATTAAATTTGATAAGCTGACATACAAGCAGATCATCGATCAGGGCCTTGGTGTCATGGATCAGACTGCGGCTACGCTTTGCATGGAAAACAATATACCGATCATGGTTTTCGCACTTAAGGATACAGACAATATAAGACGCGTTATCGAAGGTGAATCAGTAGGGACAATAGTGAAGGGAGAATTTTAA